The genomic interval TTGTGTTATTTCGGGAGTTGCATTTTTTATTTCCACAAGTCTCTTATGCACACAAATTTCAAACTCTTCCTGAGAATCCTTATCCACATTAGGAGATCTTAAAACATTAAATATTGTACGTTTTGTCGGGAGTGGTATAGGCCCTACAATATTAGCTCCGCTTTTCTTTGCTGTATCAACAATTTTAGCGGCCCATATATCCAAAATTTCATGATCAAACGCTTTCAATTTTATCTTCAGCTTTTCTTTTTTCATCTCATCTCACTTCCAATTAATTTATTCCATCACTGCAGTAATAACACCTGCTCCTACTGTTCTACCGCCTTCACGGATAGCAAACCTCTGGGTTTCTTCAAGTGCAACAGGATAGATCAGTTCAACTTCTATGTCTACATTATCGCCAGGCATTGCCATCTGCATGCCTTCGGGAAGTTTAATGCTACCTGTTACGTCAGTGGTACGAAGGAAGAACTGAGGCTTATAACCAGTAAAGAATGGTTTATGCCTACCACCTTCCTCTTTGGAAAGAATATATACTCTACCTGTAAATTTTGTGTAAGGATGAATAAAACCAGGTGCTGAAAGGACCTGACCTTTTTTTACATCTTCATGAGCAATACCTCTTAGAAGAACACCAACATTCTCTCCGGCTCTGCCTTCATCAAGAATTTTTCTAAACATTTCAACACTTGTTGCAACTGTTTTTGTTTTTTCGTTTGAAAGGCCAACAATCTCTACGGGATCACCTGTTTTTACAAGGCCTCTTTCAACTCTTCCCGTAACAACAGTTCCTCTACCTGTAATAGTAAATACATCTTCAATGGGGAGAAGGAATGGTTTGTCAATAGGTCTCTCAGGTGTTGGAATGTATGAATCTACTGCATCTATAAGCTCCCATACCGAATTTGTCCACTCGTTCTTACCTCTTCCAACATCACCTTCTGCTTCAAGAGCTTTAAGAGCTGAACCTCTCACTACTGGGATTTCTTCTCCCGGAAAGCCGTATTTGGTGAGAAGTTCCCTTGTTTCCATCTCTACAAGGTCTATCAGTTCAGGATCATCTACCATATCTGTCTTATTGATGTATACAACAATACGGGGTACGTTTACCTGACGTGCGAGAAGGATATGCTCCCTTGTCTGGGGCATAGGTCCATCAGTTGCTGCTACGACAAGAATTGCTCCGTCCATTTGAGCTGCACCTGTAATCATGTTTTTGATATAGTCAGCATGCCCGGGACAGTCAATATGTGCATAATGTCTTTTTTCTGTTTCGTATTCACAATGGTGAACATTAATTGTAACCCCTCTTGCTTTTTCTTCAGGTGCATTGTCAATGTCATCAAACTTCTTTTCTTCAGTAGTACCAAGAGTAGATAATATCTTGGTAATAGCTGCAGTGAGAGTTGTTTTGCCGTGGTCAATATGACCAATGGTACCAATGTTTACATGCGGCTTGG from Caldisericota bacterium carries:
- the rpsJ gene encoding 30S ribosomal protein S10, producing MKKEKLKIKLKAFDHEILDIWAAKIVDTAKKSGANIVGPIPLPTKRTIFNVLRSPNVDKDSQEEFEICVHKRLVEIKNATPEITQKLANMDIPQGVEVEIKI
- the tuf gene encoding elongation factor Tu, which encodes MAKEKFERTKPHVNIGTIGHIDHGKTTLTAAITKILSTLGTTEEKKFDDIDNAPEEKARGVTINVHHCEYETEKRHYAHIDCPGHADYIKNMITGAAQMDGAILVVAATDGPMPQTREHILLARQVNVPRIVVYINKTDMVDDPELIDLVEMETRELLTKYGFPGEEIPVVRGSALKALEAEGDVGRGKNEWTNSVWELIDAVDSYIPTPERPIDKPFLLPIEDVFTITGRGTVVTGRVERGLVKTGDPVEIVGLSNEKTKTVATSVEMFRKILDEGRAGENVGVLLRGIAHEDVKKGQVLSAPGFIHPYTKFTGRVYILSKEEGGRHKPFFTGYKPQFFLRTTDVTGSIKLPEGMQMAMPGDNVDIEVELIYPVALEETQRFAIREGGRTVGAGVITAVME